In Nyctibius grandis isolate bNycGra1 chromosome 6, bNycGra1.pri, whole genome shotgun sequence, a single genomic region encodes these proteins:
- the SLC25A4 gene encoding ADP/ATP translocase 1 has protein sequence MGDQALSFLKDFLAGGIAAAISKTAVAPIERVKLLLQVQHASKQITAEKQYKGIIDCVVRIPKEQGVISFWRGNLANVIRYFPTQALNFAFKDKYKQIFLGGVDRHKQFWRYFAGNLASGGAAGATSLCFVYPLDFARTRLAADVGKGASEREFTGLGNCIVKIFKSDGLKGLYQGFSVSVQGIIIYRAAYFGVYDTAKGMLPDPKNVHIVVSWMIAQTVTAVAGLVSYPFDTVRRRMMMQSGRKGADIMYKGTIDCWKKIAKDEGSKAFFKGAWSNVLRGMGGAFVLVLYDEIKKFV, from the exons ATGGGTGACCAAGCGCTCAGCTTCCTCAAGGACTTTTTGGCTGGTGGGATCGCTGCCGCCATCTCCAAGACGGCTGTCGCCCCCATCGAGAGAGTGAagttgctgc tACAGGTCCAGCATGCCAGCAAACAGATCACGGCTGAGAAGCAGTACAAGGGCATCATCGACTGCGTAGTCCGCATCCCCAAGGAGCAAGGTGTCATCTCCTTCTGGAGAGGCAACCTGGCCAACGTCATCCGGTACTTCCCCACCCAGGCCCTCAACTTCGCCTTCAAGGACAAGTACAAGCAGATCTTCCTCGGGGGAGTGGACAGGCACAAGCAGTTCTGGCGCTACTTTGCGGGGAACCTGGCATCTGGGGGTGCTGCAGGAGCCACCTCCCTCTGCTTCGTCTACCCACTAGATTTTGCCAGGACCCGGCTGGCAGCTGATGTGGGCAAAGGAGCCAGTGAGAGGGAGTTCACTGGGCTGGGCAATTGCATCGTCAAGATATTCAAGTCTGACGGCTTGAAGGGCCTGTACCAAGGATTCAGTGTGTCTGTCCAGGGCATCATCATCTACAGAGCAGCCTATTTTGGGGTTTACGACACAGCCAAGG GTATGTTGCCTGATCCAAAGAATGTGCATATCGTCGTGAGCTGGATGATTGCCCAGACTGTCACTGCAGTAGCAGGGCTGGTTTCTTACCCTTTTGATACTGTGCGACGTAGGATGATGATGCAGTCTGGCCGAAAGGGAG CTGACATTATGTACAAGGGCACAATTGATTGCTGGAAGAAGATAGCTAAAGATGAAGGATCCAAAGCGTTCTTCAAAGGTGCCTGGTCGAATGTGTTGAGAGGCATGGGTGGAGCTTTTGTATTAGTACTTTatgatgaaataaagaaatttgtCTAA